From the Sphingobacteruim zhuxiongii genome, the window TTCCAGTGGAGCGAATTGTTTATGTAAGTAGTCTTGCTGGAATCGGACCCATAGCTTACAATAGTGAAAAATTAATCGATGAATCATCGCCATATCAGCCGGTTACGGTTTATGGAAGAAGTAAAAGGGCTTCCGAGCTGATGATTCGCGAAAAATTTGCTGACTCTCCGATATCTGTATTTCGCCCTACAGCGGTTTATGGTCCTCGAGAAAAGGATATTTTTATTCTATTCGATACGATGAATAAAGGACTAGATCCTTATATCGGACGAAATCCACAGAAATTGAGCTTTATCTATGTGAAAGATTTATGTGATGTCTTATTGCAAGGCTGCATAGTTGAACAAAAGGGCCTACAATTCTATAATATCTCTGATGGTTTAGTATATTCTAGGTACGCAATGGCGGATATCTTTAAGTCTACTTTGAAGAAAAAGCTATTTCGTATTCATATTCCTCTGGGATTAGTGAAGATGTTCGCGCAAGTCTCTCAAAATCTGTATAAGAATTCAGATAAAACGCCCGTAATTTATCCGGAAAGGTTAGGGGAGTTGACAGCGGAAAATTGGGGCTGTAATATTACGCGTGCGGTGGAAAATTTAGACTTTAATCCAAAATATGATTTGGAGCGCGGTCTAAAGGAGAGTTTAGATTGGTATAAAAGCCATAATTGGCTATAAATATTATTATAATGAGTGACGAAAAAATCAATAAAAAATTGTTCCAGGACAGAAAACGGACGAACATCCTAAGTAATCCTGAACAAAGGTTAATTACCTATTTAGTACCTCGTATTCCAAATTGGATTACTTCGGACGGACTAACAGCTATCGGTTTATTTGGTTCATTCATGATCCTTGGTAGTTTTCTTCTTGCTGAATATGTGCATATCAATTACCTGTTGTTGGGTATCATTGGTTTTTTTGTGCAGTGGTTTGGCGATTCTTTAGACGGTAGAATTGCTTTCTACAGAAATAAGTCAAGGAAGTGGTATGGCTTCGCACTAGATATCGTGATGGATTGGGTGAGTACCGTGTTTATTGGTCTTGGCTATGTTTTATATGCCCAGGGAGATTTTAAGTATCTTGGGTTTACATTAGTGGCTTTATACGGTTGGGCGATGATTATCTCGCAGCTTCGTTATCGTATTACTGATAAATATACGATTGATGCCGGAGTTGTCGGACCCACTGAAATTCGCGTGATTATTTCTGCAGTATTGGTTCTTGAGGTTTTTGTGCCTGGATCCCTTAACTATAGTGTTCTTGGTATATGTATTATCTTGTTTTTTATTAATCTAGGAGATACTAAGAATTTATTAAAGTTAGGTGATTTAAAAGATGCTGAAGAGAAAGCCGCTAAACTAAAAGAAGGTCAGCAATCCTAGTTATTAATCGATGACAGCGAAAGTACGAGAGTTTCTGAAAGTTCAGTTGTCCGCCTTTGTAGGTGGATTGTCTGACTTTGGTATCTATACTTTCTGCTATACCGTGTTGAAATATTCAGCGCCCTTCTCCAATGTGATAAGCGGTAGTTTAGGTGCAGTTGTTAATTTTACTATTAACCGTTATTGGTCTTTCAATAGTACAGCACAATCCCTAGGTAGTCAACTTTGGAAATTTATTATTGTTGTGCTAGGCAGTATCGGTCTTAAATCCTTAGGGATACATGTCTTCGTAGATATCATGCATTGGCATTTTTTACTTTCAAAGTTAATTGTAGAAATAGTCGTTTCATTGGGTTTTAATTTTACTCTTCAAAAATATTGGGTCTTTAAAAAATAATAGCATAAGAGATTGAAAGTATTTAATAGCGGCTAGTAATTTGTTTTTACTAGCCGTTATTGTATTTTAAAGGGTGCCATACAGTAAACTCTTCGATATGTTAATCAAACGGCATACCTTATTGGATATCCGTTTGCAAGTGCTGATCGTTTTTGGGGGTATTGTTTTTGTTTTGAGGATAACATTGACATACGTGTACGTACGAATCGCCTTTCTATGATGATAGCCTTGTAGAAATTGATTTAAGCTGAATCTGTTGTATTTCTATAAATTGGCTATATCTTTTGATCTTTTTCTTTTAGAGCGTATTTTCATATTTGATGTCATTGCTTAATTTCTGTTTCAATGGCTTTTTAAGTCATTATGTTCTTTTTTCATCAAGCAGCAATGGAAATGCAATATTTGATTGTTCCTTATATAGGAGCATCCTCCGTGCTAAGGGTTATTCTATTAATAGAAAGATCGGAATGATGTTTACTAGTAACAACTATAGCTTGTAAGAAATAAATGCAGTACCGCTATCTACTTTGTATTGATTTTTCATAATACATTTCTATTCCCATTGTGGTTCGGTGTATCGTTTCGAAACGCAGCGTCGATTTCTTGTTCGATGTATGATAACCCCGACCTTACTTATTCCCTAGTTTTCTATAGAGCTCAAGCCTACCTTAGGCCTAGCTGATCCCTAGCTTAACCCAATATTGATTAGTTTCAAGGCTTGAGCTGTGGCTGAGTTTTACTGAACCTCCGCTTTTAGTGACTAATTTTTGTAATCCTTATGCGGGTAGGGGATGATTTATTGAAGTGAATGGGACGATTTTTTATCGGCGATGCAATATTCTTTAACTTTTTTAGCCTCCTTAACGATCATGCAACCCTTAATTTTAAGACCCTGAAAACAATCTTTCGGCTATTTTGACTAATTTCTGTTTGCAAAAGCTAACTGAATGGCTTAGCCATAACAGCGCTACTAATCCGCCTTTAGGTATCCAAAACAGCTGTTTCTGTCCGATTATCCCTTTCCTTTAGGCCTTTTATTCAAATTTATCCATCACATCTATAGCGAGTTACGCAAAAGCCTAAAAAATATTCGTTGCTAGGTCTTGGAAGTATGGGATTAAAGTCCCTATCTTTGCACCACTCCGCAAGGGAGGGACGGTTAAAACAACCATGACATCGGGAAGGTAAGTAGACAAATTTTAGGGTATTATTCTTTAGAAAATGTGACTTAAAAAAAAGCTCAAAAAATATTTTAAAATAAATTTTGCAGATTAAAAAAAACCTTCTACCTTTGCAGTCCCAACTACGGGGAACGGCGGAAAGCGCAAGGCTTGACACCGACAAAAAATGAAAGTTTGAAGAGTGAATTCGTTCACCAGACAACATAGAAAAAGCAGAAGCGAGATGCGGAAGCGATAAGTTCTTTAAGAAATAATGATCAAGTAGCGCAGCGAGTAGACGAAAGTCGAAAGTTGAAACAAGAAGATTTTTTTAAATCAATTCAACCAGATCGGAACCAGGAAAACAGATATTAATACAAAGACAATTCTATTTTTTATAAATAGTCTTGATCTTACACTTCATTTTACAATGGAGAGTTTGATCCTGGCTCAGGATGAACGCTAGCGGCAGGCCTAATACATGCAAGTTGAACGGGATCCAGGTGGTAGCTTGCTATCATTTGGTGAGAGTGGCGCACGGGTGCGTAACGCGTGAGCAACCTACCCATATCAGGGGGATAGCCCGAAGAAATTCGGATTAACACCGCATAATACTACAGAATGGCATCATTTAGTAGTTAAATATTTATAGGATATGGATGGGCTCGCGTGACATTAGCTAGTTGGTGAGGTAACGGCTCACCAAGGCAACGATGTCTAGGGGCTCTGAGAGGAGAATCCCCCACACTGGTACTGAGACACGGACCAGACTCCTACGGGAGGCAGCAGTAAGGAATATTGGTCAATGGACGCAAGTCTGAACCAGCCATGCCGCGTGCAGGATGACTGCCCTATGGGTTGTAAACTGCTTTTATCGAGGAATAAACCTATCTACGTGTAGATAGCTGAATGTACTCGAAGAATAAGGATCGGCTAACTCCGTGCCAGCAGCCGCGGTAATACGGAGGATCCAAGCGTTATCCGGATTTATTGGGTTTAAAGGGTGCGTAGGCGGCACTTTAAGTCAGTGGTGAAAGACGGCAGCTTAACTGTCGCAGTGCCTTTGATACTGAAGTGCTTGAATGCGGATGAAGACGGCGGAATGAGACAAGTAGCGGTGAAATGCATAGATATGTCTCAGAACACCGATTGCGAAGGCAGCTGTCTAAGCCGTTATTGACGCTGATGCACGAAAGCGTGGGGATCAAACAGGATTAGATACCCTGGTAGTCCACGCCCTAAACGATGATAACTCGATGTTTGCGATATACAGTAAGCGTCCAAGCGAAAGCGTTAAGTTATCCACCTGGGGAGTACGCTCGCAAGAGTGAAACTCAAAGGAATTGACGGGGGCCCGCACAAGCGGAGGAGCATGTGGTTTAATTCGATGATACGCGAGGAACCTTACCCGGGCTTGAAAGTTACTGAAGGATGCAGAGACGCATCCGTCCTTCGGGACAGGAAACTAGGTGCTGCATGGCTGTCGTCAGCTCGTGCCGTGAGGTGTTGGGTTAAGTCCCGCAACGAGCGCAACCCCTATGTTTAGTTGCCAGCATTTAAGGTGGGGACTCTAAACAGACTGCCTGCGCAAGCAGAGAGGAAGGCGGGGACGACGTCAAGTCATCATGGCCCTTACGTCCGGGGCTACACACGTGCTACAATGGATGGTACAGCGGGCAGCTACATAGCAATATGATGCCAATCTCGAAAAGCCATTCACAGTTCGGATCGGGGTCTGCAACTCGACCCCGTGAAGTTGGATTCGCTAGTAATCGCGTATCAGCAATGACGCGGTGAATACGTTCCCGGGCCTTGTACACACCGCCCGTCAAGCCATGAAAGCTGGGGGTACCTAAAGCATGTAACCGTAAGGAGCGTGTTAGGGTAAAACCGGTAATTGGGGCTAAGTCGTAACAAGGTAGCCGTACCGGAAGGTGCGGCTGGAATACCTCCTTTCTAGAGCCTGATTCCGGCTCGTCTGCGCCACAATTGATCGTTTAAAAGAAAAAAGAGAAACACATTAGAAGAAAGTACCCACCCACCGTAAGGTTGGATGAGGTCCTAGAGAAGATGAGAAAGATAAGCTAGTCCCGTAGCTCAGTTGGTTAGAGCACTACACTGATAATGTAGGGGTCAGCAGTTCAAATCTGCTCGGGACTACCATCAACACACGGACGGGGAATTAGCTCAGCTGGCTAGAGCACCTGCCTTGCACGCAGGGGGTCAACGGTTCGAATCCGTTATTCTCCACGAGTCATCAAAGATGAGGGTGTTTAGTAAAGAGGGATTAGATAGAGGGTCTATTAAGACATACAATATCTAATATCTAACTACTAAGATCTGAATCACTAATGAAGACAAAGAGTTCTTTGACATATTGAAAGAAAAGAGACACAAGAGAAGACAACAGAAGTTTGTTCTACTTGTAGAACAAGCAAAAGCAACCTATCACTTAGCAAAAGGGGTGATAGTGTGAAGAAAGTAAATAAGGGCACACGGGGGATGCCTAGGCTCTCAGAGGCGATGAAGGACGTGATAAGCTGCGATAAGCTACGGGGATTGGCAAATGCGAATTGATCCGTAGATTTCCGAATGGGGCAACCTAATATACTGAAGGTATATTGTATAATACGCGAACGCGCCGAACTGAAACATCTAAGTAAGCGTAGGAGGAGAAAATAATAATGATTTCCCAAGTAGTGGCGAGCGAACGGGAAAGAGCCCAAACCTATATTGTTACGGCAATATGGGGGTTGTAGGACCACGATATTGTACTGTGCTATGAACTGGAAGCAGGTGGGAAACTGCGCGATATGGGTGATAGCCCCGTACAGGTAAAGAATACAGACATAGTGGTATCCTGAGTACCGCGGGACCGGAGAAATCCTGTGGGAATCTGCCAGCACCATCTGGTAAGGCTAAATACTCCTGAGAGACCGATAGTGAACCAGTACCGTGAGGGAAAGGTGAAAAGAACCTCGAACAGAGGAGTGAAAAGAACCTGAAACCGTGTGCTTACAAGCGGTCGGAGCAGACAAGTTCTGTGACGGCGTGCCTTTTGCATAATGAGCCTACGAGTTACTCTTGTCCGGCAAGGTTAATTGATTAAGTCAAGGAGCCGAAGCGAAAGCGAGTCTGAATAGGGCGCATAGTCGGATGAGGTAGACGCGAAACCTTGTGATCTACCCTTGGGCAGGTTGAAGGTGCAGTAACATGTACTGGAGGACCGAACCGATAAACGTTGAAAAGTTTCCGGATGACCTGAGGGTAGGGGTGAAAGGCCAATCAAACTGGGAAATAGCTCGTACTCCCCGAAATGTTTTTAGGAACAGCGTCGGCATTGAGTCTAGCAGAGGTAGAGCTACCGATTGGGTGCGGGGGAGTCAAATCCTACCAAATCCAGACGAACTCCGAATGCTGTTAGATATGGCCGGCAGTGAGGCTTTGGGTGCTAAGGTCCAAGGCCGAGAGGGAAAGAACCCAGACCATCAGCTAAGGTCCCAAAATGTAGTCTAAGTTGAACTAACGAGGTCCGGTTGCCCAGACAGCTAGGATGTTGGCTTGGAAGCAGCCATTCATTTAAAGAGTGCGTAACAGCTCACTAGTCGAGCGACCGGGCGTGGATAATAAACGGGCATCAAGATTACTACCGAAGCTATGGATTACAATTTATTGTACTGGTAGGGGAGCATTCTATAGGGGGTGAATCCGCAAGGTGACTTGTGGTGGACTTTATAGAAAAGCAAATGTAGGCATAAGTAACGATAAGGCGGGTGAGAAACCCGCCCACCGAAAGACCCAGGTTTCCTGATCAACGCTAATCGGATCAGGGTTAGTCGGGGCCTAAGGCTTATCCGAAAGGAGATTGCCGATGGACAACGGGTTAATATTCCCGTACTATTAATAACTGCGATGTGGTGACGGAGTAGTGACACTGCCGCGAACTGACGGAATAGTTCGTTGAAGGACGTAGGTATTGGACTGGTAGGCAAATCCGCCGGTCTAGCTGAAATCTGATAGTACAGCAAACCCTCGGGGGCGCTGATAGTGCAGGTAAGCAGACTTCCAAGAAAACCCGCTAAGCTTCAGGTTATTAATACCCGTACCGCAAACCGACACAGGTGGTCGAGGAGAGAATCCTAAGGTGCTCGAGTGAATCATGGCTAAGGAACTCGGCAAAATGGCCCTGTAACTTCGGGAGAAGGGGCGCTTCCTCCAGCGATGGAGAAGCCGCAGTGAAAAGGCCCAGGCGACTGTTTAGCAAAAACATATGGCTTTGCGAAATCGAAAGATGAAGTATAAGGCCTGACACCTGCCCGGTGCTGGAAGGTTAAGAGGGGATGTCATCCGCAAGGAGAAGCATTGAATCGAAGCCCCAGTAAACGGCGGCCGTAACTATAACGGTCCTAAGGTAGCGAAATTCCTTGTCGGGTAAGTTCCGACCTGCACGAATGGTGTAACGATCTGGGCGCTGTCTCAGCCATGAGCTCGGTGAAATTGTGGTATCGGTGAAGACGCCGATTACCCGCAACGGGACGGAAAGACCCCATGAACCTTCACTATAGCTTAACATTGAAATTGGGTACAGGATGTGTAGGATAGGCGGGAGTATGTGAAGCGGTTTCGCTAGGAATCGTGGATACAACCTTGAAATACCGCCCTTTCTGTATTCGGTTTCTAATCCCGCATTGCGGGAGACATTGTTTGGTGGGTAGTTTGACTGGGGTGGTCGCCTCCAAAAAGGTAACGGAGGCTTTCAAAGGTAAGCTCAGTACGCTTGGTAACCGTACGAGGAGTGCAATGGCATAAGCTTGCTTGACTGTGAGACCAACAAGTCGACCAGGGTCGAAAGACGGACATAGTGATCCGGTGGTTCTGTATGGAAGGGCCATCGCTCAAAGGATAAAAGGTACTCTGGGGATAACAGGCTGATCTCCCCCAAGAGCTCATATCGACGGGGAGGTTTGGCACCTCGATGTCGGCTCGTCACATCCTGGGGCTGGAGAAGGTCCCAAGGGTTGGGCTGTTCGCCCATTAAAGTGGCACGCGAGCTGGGTTCAGAACGTCGCGAGACAGTTCGGTCCCTATCTGTTGTGGGCGTTGGAAGTTTGAGTGGATCTGACCTTAGTACGAGAGGACCGGGTTGGACGGACCGCTGGTGAACCTGTTATGCCGCCAGGTGTACGGCAGGGTAGCTACGTCCGGGATAGATAAGCGCTGAAAGCATCTAAGTGCGAAACTAGCCACGAGATGAGACTTCCTTATAGGGTCGTTGTAGATGACGACGTTGATAGGTCATAGGTGTAAAGGTTGAAAGACCAAAGCCAAGTGATACTAATAGCCCGAAGCTTTCCAATGCAGATAGTCTGTTGTCCTCTCTCTTTTTGAATCTTTTCTTTCAATAACATGTCATTGTTACTGTACTTGAACAATCAAGTATAGAACATAAAGATATTCAGGTGCCTATATCGGCGGTGTCCACCTCTTCCCATTCCGAACAGAGAAGTTAAGCCCGCCAGAGCCGATGGTATTGCCGTAACAGGTGGGAGAGTAGGTCGGCGCCTATTTTTATACGAAAAGCTCGTTATCGAAAGATGACGGGCTTTTTTGTGTTATAGATATTAGATGTTAGACATTAGATATTAGATGTTGGGCGTGTTTGCTGGAATCTGTCTAGTGGAGATGTTGGTTCATTGGTCTTATATCTAAAATCTAATATCTAAAATCTTATATCTAATGTCTAAAAATTAACATAGATTATCCAATTCTTTACCTATTCTGCTTATATCGGTAAATCTTAAGTTATCAGTGGGAATCAGCGCGAGATTTTCTATATCTTGTAGATACTTTAATATTATTAAGTACTTATTGGTTTTTTGATTGTTGACCTCTTTATGATTTAGTTTTCGCTTTATATTATAGAGCGATTTGATTTTTGTTGAGACTAAACAACCAATCAGACTGAACTAACATACACCTTTATGAAAAATCTTCTTTTATTCTCGATTTTAATGCTTTTTCTTGGGGATGCTTTAGCGCAGCGCATTCCAAATGCAGATACTGTTGTTGTAACTAAGCATCAGATCACTGCAAATGGACAGAAGTTCTCTTATACAGCACATGCGGGTACTCAGCCTGTATGGGATACTAAAGGAAAGGTGCTTGCTACTGTACATTATACCTATTATACGCGAGATGGTATTGATAACAAAGCTAAACGTCCGTTGGTTATTTCTTTTAATGGTGGTCCCGGTTCAGGATCCGTATGGATGCATGTTGCCTATACTGGCCCTAAGCTATTGAATATAGACGATGAAGGTTACCCACTACAACCCTATGGTGTAAAAGAGAACCCGTATTCAATCCTTGATGTTGCTGACATTGTTTTCGTAGATCCTATTAATACCGGCTTTTCAAGGATATTAGATGAGAAGGCAGATAGAACACAGTTCTTTGGTGTTAATGCAGACATTAAATATCTTGCTGAATGGATTAATACGTTTGTTACCAGATATAATCGTTGGACTTCTCCTAAATATTTAATAGGTGAAAGTTACGGTACAACACGTGTATCAGGCTTAGCTTTAGAGCTTCAGAACTCACAATGGATGTATCTTAATGGTGTCATTCTTGTTTCGCCTACTGAGCTAGGTATTCGTCGAGATGGGGCTGTTGAGAAAGCTAACATTTGGCCTTATTATACAGCAGCAGCCTGGTATCACAAGCGTTTAAATCCTGAATTGCAGAGCAGAGACTTAGAAGAGATATTACCAGAAGTTGAGAAGTTTACTATAGATGAGCTTCTGCCAGCAATCGCAAGAGGTTCTAGTTTGGAAGCGTCACAGAAGGAGGCAATCATTAAGAAGATGGCACGTTACTCCAGTTTATCAGAGACTGTTATAGCACAAAATAATTTAGATATTTCGACTTCACTCTTTTGGAAGGAGTTATTGCGTGATAAAGGACAGACGATTGGACGTCTTGATTCACGTTACATTGGCGTTGATCAAAGGGATGGTGGTGAACGTCCTGACTATAATGCAGAATTGAGCTCTTGGTTACATTCTTTCACCCCAGCGATTAATTATTACTACGCGAACGAATTGAATTATAAGACCGACGTCAAATACAATATGTTTGGTTCTGTACATCCTTGGGATAATAGCAATGACCGTACAGGATATAATTTACGTGAAGCGATGGCCTCAAATCCATACCTTCATCTCATGGTTCAATCGGGATATTTTGATGGCGCCTGTGATTACTTTAATGCGAAATATAATTTGTGGCAAATGGATCCTTCTGGGAAACTAGCAAGTCGCATGAGTTTCATTGGTTATCGTAGTGGTCATATGATGTACCTACGCAAGGAGGATTTAATAAAAGCAAACGAGGATATTCGTCAGTTTATTAAGAAATCCCTACCGGCAGCTGATAAAGCCGCGAAGTATTAAGATTATTATTAATTCAGAAGTTTACAATCTCAAGCAATTTCCCCTTTAAATTAGAATTATGAATATTTACGAATTGATCTCCATTGGCCTATATATGCTACTGATGATTCTTATAGGTTTATACTCCTATAAAAAATCTACCAGCAACTCTGATGATTTCCTAATTGGCGGGCGTAAAATGGGAGCTGCAGTTACTGCACTGTCTGCAGGAGCGGCTGATATGAGCGGTTGGTTATTAATGGGCTTACCTGGCGCCATGTATTTGACGGGGCTTTCCGCTTCATGGATTGCCATTGGACTAACTATAGGCGCATTTCTTAATTATGTTATTGTTGCTCCACGTCTTCGAGTATACACAGAAGTGGCCAAGAATTCAATAACACTACCTGTTTTTTTTGAGAATAGATTTCATGATAAGACTCAACTATTGAAGATTACTTCATCGGTATTAATTCTCGTCTTTTTTACGCTATACACTTCCGCAGGAATGGTGTCAGGGGGGCGATTATTTGAATCGGCGTTCCAAATGGATTACTATACTGGGCTGTTTGTTACGAGCTCAGTAGTCGTATTATATACTTTTTTAGGTGGATTTCTTGCGGTTAGTTTAACTGATTTTGTACAAGGTACCATTATGGTGTTGGCTTTAGTAATTCTTCCAACGGTGATTGTATATCAAATTGGTGGAATGTCTGAAACATTGGAAATTATTGAGACTAAGAATGCAAATTATCTAGATTTATTTAAAGGGACTACCACGATATCTATTTTATCGCTAGTAGCCTGGGGCTTAGGCTACTTCGGCCAACCGCATATATTGGTTCGCTTTATGGCGATTGAACATGTCAGTGATATTCCAAAGGCGCGCAATATTGGTATTTCGTGGATGATATTTACTGTCGGAGGAGCAATGCTTGTAGGCTTATTTGGTATTGCCTATTTAATAAAGTATGATCCTGTGGAAATGCAACGATTTGATGGTTCGAAGGAAGTTGCGGAAACAATCTTTATACATCTGTCAAGAACCTTATTTCATCCACTCGTCGGAGGCTTTCTATTGTCAGCCATTCTAGCTGCAGTGATGAGTACTATATCCTCTCAGCTATTAGTGACTTCGAGTTCGATGACCGAGGATATTTATAAAACCTTTTTTAACAAGGAAGCATCGCCGAAGCGAATGTTACTGGTGAGCCGTTTGTCTGTATTAATTGTTGCAATAATTGCTCTTCTTCTCTCTTTGAGTCCAAAGGATAGTATCTTAAATTTAGTTGGAAACGCCTGGGCTGGTTTTGGAGCGGCATTTGGGCCATTAATTATCCTCTCATTACTTTGGAAGAGAACAACTGCAATGGGCGGTTTATTCGGTATGCTAGTGGGTGGAGCTGTCGTATTAGCATGGGTTTATATACCACATAATTATAAAGAAGTTTATGAAATGATCCCAGGCTTTATCTCTAGCTTCTTAACAATTGTAATTGTATCCCTGTTGACTAAGCCTGTAAGTAAAGAAATTGAAATGGAATTCGATGAGGTTGATCGTATTGTAAAGCAAAGCTAACGACTATCTAAGCGTATCCGCTATTTGTTGATGGGTTCAATTGTAAATTCTTTCTTTAAAAGTATCAACAATGAGTCCTTTCTATATCCTTTAGCGGAGCGCATATCAATATCTACATAATCATCGTAAACTTGATATGTACCCTTTCCATATAATGAATCGACTACTTGACTTAAAGGATATTGGCGAACATTAAGGTTGTATAAAGTGTCGGAGGATTCACGCACAAAAAATAACAATTCAGACGTATCTCGAAATTGAGATACATTGATTTCCATGCTTATGGATGGATTGTTTACTTTGGTTATTGGATTCTTCAATAGTATGATAGTACCGAGCAAGGAGAATGTAAATAAGTTCCAGAAACCGTATAGTCCCCAGCTATATATAAATCCTAGTCGCACACGTATAAACGTAAATACGAAACCATCAACTAAGTTTGAAGAGACAATTAGAATACCCAGTATATAGAAAAGTAGATTGGCGTTTTCAAAGTTACTAAGGTGCGCAAAACCATATAAGAAAACAGAAGTATAGGCTATCCAACGATAGTTTTTTCTCCAAGTATTTCTGGAGATAAGCTTTCCATAGAATTTTTTGTACTTCAAAAAAAATCTAAAAGCAAATTCTTCAACTAATGGAGCTAACACGACGACCGAGATCATGTAAATTAATACATTTTCATCTGCGTCATCTTTCTTCGTGAAAATTGGGTCGAGGTATTGAATAAGATACTGTAAAGGTAGTATAACCGCCAATATTACCACCTTGAAGAAAAACATAGTAAAGAAAACCTTACTATAGGTGTCAGTTCTATAAGGGTTTAATTTCCTATCGGTAGGATTTAAGACGAAACTCCAAAAATGTTGAAGAATCTTAAGCATCGATTTCTATATATTTGGTCTGGTGTTACATCACAAAGATACCAAAAAAACGAATAGCGTTGTAGCCTGCTAGAATTATTATCTAATAGGAAAGAATAGGGCGGTTTTTTAATCTTTCTTTAAGAGAATCGGGTTAATTGAAAACAGGTGTTACTTGATATCCCTTCTTTTTTAATAAATTGATAATCCCTTTTTCCCCAACTAAATGTCCTGCACCTACAGCAAATAGGCTCGCCTGCTGCTCCATCATAGTAGGTATTTTTTCCATCCAAGCATTATTACGTTTTTCTAATAAGTCGACCATCTTATCTTCTTCCATGTATGAAGGGTCATTGAATAAGGCTCCTAACGCATCGAGATCTTCGCTGAAATATGCATTAATCATGGTCTTCGCAATTTCTTTCTGCTTGTCCAAGGTTAAAACATACTGATATATCTCTTCAGCTCCCATAATCGAATTCAAAAGTTTAAACTGAAAATCTACGGTTTCCAATTCTGCTATATTTTTTCCTTTTGCCTCGTCTTGAGCTAACAACTCTGTTTCCATACCTTTCACGGCAGTTGGATCATCACAGGCAAAGCTGAACAACGT encodes:
- a CDS encoding NAD-dependent epimerase/dehydratase family protein; protein product: MKKKIFITGASGFVGSHLVEAAQRMGLEVHAAVRKSSKTDQIAPFVDKFVFPDLGNSENLKTLFEEEQYSYIIHAAAMTKAKDEKQMTAVNVGYTEAILQAATCASVPVERIVYVSSLAGIGPIAYNSEKLIDESSPYQPVTVYGRSKRASELMIREKFADSPISVFRPTAVYGPREKDIFILFDTMNKGLDPYIGRNPQKLSFIYVKDLCDVLLQGCIVEQKGLQFYNISDGLVYSRYAMADIFKSTLKKKLFRIHIPLGLVKMFAQVSQNLYKNSDKTPVIYPERLGELTAENWGCNITRAVENLDFNPKYDLERGLKESLDWYKSHNWL
- a CDS encoding S10 family peptidase; the protein is MKNLLLFSILMLFLGDALAQRIPNADTVVVTKHQITANGQKFSYTAHAGTQPVWDTKGKVLATVHYTYYTRDGIDNKAKRPLVISFNGGPGSGSVWMHVAYTGPKLLNIDDEGYPLQPYGVKENPYSILDVADIVFVDPINTGFSRILDEKADRTQFFGVNADIKYLAEWINTFVTRYNRWTSPKYLIGESYGTTRVSGLALELQNSQWMYLNGVILVSPTELGIRRDGAVEKANIWPYYTAAAWYHKRLNPELQSRDLEEILPEVEKFTIDELLPAIARGSSLEASQKEAIIKKMARYSSLSETVIAQNNLDISTSLFWKELLRDKGQTIGRLDSRYIGVDQRDGGERPDYNAELSSWLHSFTPAINYYYANELNYKTDVKYNMFGSVHPWDNSNDRTGYNLREAMASNPYLHLMVQSGYFDGACDYFNAKYNLWQMDPSGKLASRMSFIGYRSGHMMYLRKEDLIKANEDIRQFIKKSLPAADKAAKY
- a CDS encoding CPBP family intramembrane glutamic endopeptidase → MLKILQHFWSFVLNPTDRKLNPYRTDTYSKVFFTMFFFKVVILAVILPLQYLIQYLDPIFTKKDDADENVLIYMISVVVLAPLVEEFAFRFFLKYKKFYGKLISRNTWRKNYRWIAYTSVFLYGFAHLSNFENANLLFYILGILIVSSNLVDGFVFTFIRVRLGFIYSWGLYGFWNLFTFSLLGTIILLKNPITKVNNPSISMEINVSQFRDTSELLFFVRESSDTLYNLNVRQYPLSQVVDSLYGKGTYQVYDDYVDIDMRSAKGYRKDSLLILLKKEFTIEPINK
- a CDS encoding GtrA family protein, which codes for MTAKVREFLKVQLSAFVGGLSDFGIYTFCYTVLKYSAPFSNVISGSLGAVVNFTINRYWSFNSTAQSLGSQLWKFIIVVLGSIGLKSLGIHVFVDIMHWHFLLSKLIVEIVVSLGFNFTLQKYWVFKK
- a CDS encoding CDP-alcohol phosphatidyltransferase family protein, whose product is MSDEKINKKLFQDRKRTNILSNPEQRLITYLVPRIPNWITSDGLTAIGLFGSFMILGSFLLAEYVHINYLLLGIIGFFVQWFGDSLDGRIAFYRNKSRKWYGFALDIVMDWVSTVFIGLGYVLYAQGDFKYLGFTLVALYGWAMIISQLRYRITDKYTIDAGVVGPTEIRVIISAVLVLEVFVPGSLNYSVLGICIILFFINLGDTKNLLKLGDLKDAEEKAAKLKEGQQS
- a CDS encoding TraB/GumN family protein; amino-acid sequence: MYRLFVLTFAIFFFSAVSAQQNSLVWKVSGNGLKKDSYLFGTIHLACQEDFKMNEKAKATLSKVDQLVFELDITKEENLNAMREYLKPDRAYFQDFDPAKRKVMDSILTEQNFPPMYLDALSQAGIMSLLTLFSFACDDPTAVKGMETELLAQDEAKGKNIAELETVDFQFKLLNSIMGAEEIYQYVLTLDKQKEIAKTMINAYFSEDLDALGALFNDPSYMEEDKMVDLLEKRNNAWMEKIPTMMEQQASLFAVGAGHLVGEKGIINLLKKKGYQVTPVFN
- the putP gene encoding sodium/proline symporter PutP, with translation MNIYELISIGLYMLLMILIGLYSYKKSTSNSDDFLIGGRKMGAAVTALSAGAADMSGWLLMGLPGAMYLTGLSASWIAIGLTIGAFLNYVIVAPRLRVYTEVAKNSITLPVFFENRFHDKTQLLKITSSVLILVFFTLYTSAGMVSGGRLFESAFQMDYYTGLFVTSSVVVLYTFLGGFLAVSLTDFVQGTIMVLALVILPTVIVYQIGGMSETLEIIETKNANYLDLFKGTTTISILSLVAWGLGYFGQPHILVRFMAIEHVSDIPKARNIGISWMIFTVGGAMLVGLFGIAYLIKYDPVEMQRFDGSKEVAETIFIHLSRTLFHPLVGGFLLSAILAAVMSTISSQLLVTSSSMTEDIYKTFFNKEASPKRMLLVSRLSVLIVAIIALLLSLSPKDSILNLVGNAWAGFGAAFGPLIILSLLWKRTTAMGGLFGMLVGGAVVLAWVYIPHNYKEVYEMIPGFISSFLTIVIVSLLTKPVSKEIEMEFDEVDRIVKQS